A single region of the Pseudalkalibacillus berkeleyi genome encodes:
- the upp gene encoding uracil phosphoribosyltransferase encodes MSTVHVLEHPLIQHKITYIRDVTTGTKEFRELVDEVAALMAFEITRELPLQEVTVKTPVSEAKAYTIAGKKLGLVPILRAGLGMVDGILKLIPAAKVGHVGLYRDPETLQPVEYYVKLPSDVEERELIVIDPMLATGGSAVAAIDSLKKRGAQNIKLMCLIAAPEGVQMVQEAHPDVDIYLGAQDEYLNEKGYIVPGLGDAGDRLFGTK; translated from the coding sequence ATGAGTACAGTACACGTTCTCGAACACCCGCTGATCCAACATAAGATTACATATATTCGTGATGTAACGACTGGGACAAAGGAATTTCGCGAGCTTGTTGATGAAGTTGCTGCATTGATGGCATTTGAAATCACAAGAGAGCTTCCTTTACAAGAGGTTACAGTTAAGACACCTGTTTCAGAAGCAAAAGCATACACGATTGCGGGTAAGAAACTAGGATTAGTGCCAATCCTTCGCGCTGGATTAGGAATGGTTGACGGTATCTTGAAGTTGATTCCTGCGGCTAAAGTAGGTCACGTTGGTTTATACCGTGATCCTGAAACACTCCAACCAGTGGAATATTACGTCAAGCTTCCAAGTGACGTTGAAGAACGTGAGCTCATTGTTATCGACCCAATGCTTGCTACAGGTGGATCTGCAGTAGCTGCAATTGACTCATTGAAAAAGCGCGGTGCGCAGAACATCAAGCTGATGTGTTTAATCGCAGCGCCAGAAGGTGTACAAATGGTTCAAGAAGCGCATCCAGATGTAGATATTTATCTCGGTGCCCAAGATGAGTACTTGAATGAGAAGGGATATATCGTTCCAGGATTAGGCGATGCAGGAGACCGTTTGTTCGGTACAAAATAA
- a CDS encoding ATP synthase subunit I, which produces MTTDLSTYNNAFNRYIKYGLYLAAIFVLGWGFTSYKQMFLGLLLGTAVSILNVWSMHRKIGRVGQAVVEGTKVKTMGSLSRLMTAGLAVLIATRYPEYFDLIFVVVGLLMIYLIMLIDFYFASK; this is translated from the coding sequence ATGACTACTGACCTCTCAACATACAACAATGCATTCAATCGCTACATAAAATACGGTCTATACTTAGCTGCCATTTTTGTTTTAGGGTGGGGATTCACGAGTTACAAGCAGATGTTTCTCGGGCTTTTGTTAGGAACAGCTGTCAGCATCCTGAACGTCTGGTCAATGCACCGTAAGATCGGTCGAGTTGGACAAGCTGTTGTTGAAGGGACAAAAGTGAAGACGATGGGCTCGCTATCGAGATTAATGACTGCGGGACTCGCTGTTCTGATTGCCACACGTTATCCTGAGTATTTCGATTTGATTTTCGTAGTAGTAGGTTTACTCATGATTTATCTGATCATGTTGATAGATTTTTATTTTGCTTCTAAATGA
- the atpF gene encoding F0F1 ATP synthase subunit B, translated as MNPETFILGAGGFNAGDIIYQLFAFLVLLFLLRKYAWGPLMGIMKERESHISNEINEAEKSREEAKTYLDQQTEALKEARKEAQALIEAAKKQGEQQGEDILKAAREEANRMKESALSEIESEKEQAVLTLRNEVASLSVQIASKVISKELDEQAQQKLVNDYLKEVGEGR; from the coding sequence TTGAATCCTGAAACATTTATTTTAGGTGCGGGTGGTTTTAATGCCGGCGATATCATTTATCAGTTATTTGCGTTCTTAGTATTACTTTTCTTACTACGAAAGTATGCTTGGGGTCCATTAATGGGCATTATGAAAGAACGTGAAAGCCATATCTCGAACGAAATTAACGAAGCTGAAAAGAGTCGTGAAGAAGCTAAAACTTACTTGGATCAACAAACAGAAGCATTAAAAGAAGCACGTAAAGAAGCTCAAGCATTGATTGAAGCTGCTAAGAAGCAAGGTGAGCAACAAGGTGAAGACATCCTTAAAGCAGCTCGCGAAGAAGCGAACCGTATGAAGGAATCTGCACTTTCTGAGATTGAAAGCGAGAAAGAACAAGCTGTACTTACGTTGCGCAATGAAGTTGCATCGTTATCTGTACAAATTGCTTCTAAGGTAATCTCCAAGGAATTGGATGAGCAAGCTCAACAAAAGCTTGTGAATGATTATCTTAAAGAGGTAGGCGAAGGACGATGA
- a CDS encoding F0F1 ATP synthase subunit gamma yields MASLRDIKTRINSTKKTKQITKAMEMVSAAKLNQAENNAKSFVPYMEKIQEVVTGIASGSTNARHPMLQSRPVKKTGYLVITSDRGLAGPYNSNVLRHVFRTIKERHKSTDEYTIIVVGKVGLSFFKNRNMPVLDSIVGMDDQPEFADIKSIASEAVKRFSEETYDELYMYYNHYVSAIQSDLTEKKLLPLTDIGGEEQAKSSYEYEPSEEEILEELLPQYAESLIYGALLDAKASEHASRMTAMKSATDNADDIIGSLTLSYNRARQAAITQEITEIVGGAAALE; encoded by the coding sequence GTGGCATCGTTACGTGATATAAAAACGCGTATTAACTCTACGAAAAAGACGAAACAAATCACGAAGGCAATGGAGATGGTTTCAGCAGCGAAATTGAATCAAGCTGAAAACAACGCAAAATCCTTCGTGCCATATATGGAAAAAATCCAAGAGGTTGTTACTGGAATAGCGAGTGGCAGCACGAATGCACGTCACCCTATGCTCCAGTCACGACCTGTCAAAAAGACTGGTTACCTCGTCATCACATCTGACAGAGGATTAGCTGGTCCTTATAACAGTAACGTTCTTCGTCATGTTTTCCGTACGATCAAGGAACGACATAAGTCGACGGACGAATATACAATCATCGTCGTTGGTAAAGTCGGACTTAGCTTTTTCAAAAACCGCAATATGCCGGTACTTGATAGCATCGTCGGAATGGATGATCAACCTGAATTCGCTGACATCAAGTCCATTGCAAGTGAAGCAGTGAAGCGATTTTCTGAAGAAACATACGATGAATTGTACATGTACTACAACCATTATGTGAGTGCGATACAATCGGATCTCACAGAAAAGAAGTTGTTGCCACTTACTGACATCGGTGGAGAGGAACAAGCGAAAAGCTCCTATGAATACGAGCCATCTGAAGAAGAAATTCTTGAAGAGTTACTTCCTCAGTACGCAGAGAGCTTGATTTATGGTGCATTGCTAGATGCGAAAGCGAGTGAACATGCTTCTCGTATGACAGCGATGAAGAGTGCGACGGACAATGCCGACGATATTATTGGCAGTCTCACGCTTTCCTACAACCGCGCTCGTCAGGCCGCGATTACGCAAGAAATTACGGAAATCGTTGGTGGAGCAGCTGCACTAGAATAG
- a CDS encoding low molecular weight protein arginine phosphatase — MNILFVCTGNTCRSPMAEALLKHFSDGTMNVRSVGIFASEGSPASQQSIQVLKEEGVELNHSSKPLTKDSMDWADLILTMTEGHKHAILSQFPTRKDDVFTLKEHVSEDDQSEPSLSSKDVSDPFGGPVDIYRQTFDELQALIRKLQKKYS; from the coding sequence ATGAATATATTATTCGTATGTACGGGAAATACATGCCGCAGCCCAATGGCAGAAGCGTTATTAAAGCATTTTTCCGATGGAACGATGAACGTCCGCTCAGTAGGTATATTTGCCTCTGAAGGAAGTCCGGCCAGTCAACAATCTATACAAGTATTAAAGGAAGAAGGCGTGGAGCTCAATCATTCGTCTAAGCCCCTTACTAAAGATTCGATGGATTGGGCAGACTTGATTTTGACGATGACAGAAGGACATAAACACGCCATTCTTTCCCAATTTCCAACACGGAAAGACGATGTTTTTACATTAAAAGAACACGTATCTGAAGATGATCAGAGTGAACCGTCTTTGTCATCTAAAGACGTTTCGGATCCTTTCGGTGGACCGGTAGACATATATCGTCAAACATTTGATGAATTGCAAGCACTCATACGAAAGTTGCAGAAAAAATATAGTTGA
- the glyA gene encoding serine hydroxymethyltransferase, whose protein sequence is MEQLKKQDAELFDSIQDELGRQRNKIELIASENFVSQAVMEAQGSVLTNKYAEGYPGRRYYGGCEHVDVVENLARDRAKKLFGAEHANVQPHSGAQANMGVYFTVLEPGDTVLGMNLSHGGHLTHGSPVNFSGKLYNFVEYGVDETNHTIQYDDVRALAIEHQPKLIVAGASAYPREIDFKKFREIADEVGAYLMVDMAHIAGLVATGLHPSPVPYADFVTSTTHKTLRGPRGGLILCKEEFAKKIDKSIFPGIQGGPLMHVIAAKAVAFGEALQDDFRAYSKKIVENAHALGEALKSEGLSLVSDGTDNHLLLVDVRGMKVTGKVAEHLLDEIGITTNKNTIPFDPESPFVTSGLRLGTAAVTTRGFTTDDMKEIASIIALVLRNPEDEATKQQAAERVDQLSSKFALYV, encoded by the coding sequence ATGGAACAACTTAAGAAGCAAGATGCAGAACTATTTGATTCGATACAGGATGAATTAGGTCGTCAACGCAATAAAATAGAATTGATTGCATCTGAGAACTTTGTCAGCCAAGCCGTCATGGAAGCGCAAGGGTCGGTCCTTACGAATAAATATGCGGAAGGATACCCAGGACGCCGTTATTATGGTGGGTGTGAGCATGTTGATGTCGTGGAAAACTTAGCGAGAGACCGTGCAAAGAAACTGTTCGGAGCAGAACACGCGAACGTCCAGCCACACTCTGGCGCACAAGCAAACATGGGGGTTTATTTTACGGTATTAGAACCAGGCGATACAGTGCTTGGTATGAACCTTTCTCACGGAGGACACCTTACTCACGGAAGTCCAGTTAACTTCAGTGGGAAGCTTTACAATTTTGTTGAATACGGTGTAGATGAAACGAACCACACAATTCAATATGATGACGTACGCGCGTTAGCGATTGAGCACCAACCAAAGTTAATCGTTGCTGGCGCAAGTGCTTACCCAAGAGAAATCGATTTTAAAAAGTTCCGTGAAATCGCTGATGAAGTTGGCGCATATCTCATGGTCGATATGGCCCATATTGCAGGATTAGTTGCGACAGGGTTGCATCCGAGTCCAGTGCCTTACGCTGACTTCGTGACATCAACGACCCATAAAACGTTACGTGGACCACGAGGCGGATTAATCCTCTGTAAAGAAGAATTCGCGAAAAAAATCGATAAATCCATTTTCCCTGGGATTCAAGGTGGACCGTTGATGCATGTAATCGCGGCTAAAGCAGTCGCATTTGGTGAAGCGTTACAAGACGACTTTAGAGCATACTCTAAGAAAATCGTCGAAAATGCCCATGCTTTAGGGGAAGCTTTGAAATCAGAAGGACTTTCTCTCGTCTCAGACGGAACAGACAACCATTTATTACTCGTAGACGTCCGAGGCATGAAAGTAACAGGGAAAGTTGCTGAGCATCTTTTAGATGAAATCGGTATTACAACGAATAAGAATACGATTCCGTTTGATCCAGAAAGTCCATTTGTAACGAGTGGACTTCGTCTAGGAACCGCAGCTGTTACAACCCGTGGCTTTACAACGGATGATATGAAAGAGATTGCTTCAATCATTGCACTCGTCCTTCGAAACCCGGAAGATGAGGCAACAAAGCAACAAGCTGCTGAAAGAGTCGATCAACTCTCATCAAAATTTGCATTGTATGTATAA
- the atpB gene encoding F0F1 ATP synthase subunit A — protein sequence MEHEAPHSLELLGLSFNPSNMLMITIASVIVFIIAVLGSRSLQMRPSGMQNFMEWLIDFVKGIINSTMDWKTGGRFLTLGLTIIMYVFVSNMLGLPFAIAIDHELWWKSPTADPTITLTLAVMVVVLTHFYAVKVKGAKSYGSDFFKPMKFMFPLKIIEEFANTLTLGLRLYGNIFAGEVLLGLLAAAGTVSVFAGVLSFLPMLVWQGFSIFVGVIQAFIFTMLTMVYMAHKISDEH from the coding sequence TTGGAACACGAAGCGCCGCATTCACTTGAACTATTAGGATTATCTTTTAACCCATCAAATATGTTGATGATTACAATCGCTTCAGTGATCGTGTTCATTATTGCAGTACTCGGTTCACGCAGCTTACAAATGCGTCCTTCCGGTATGCAGAACTTTATGGAATGGCTGATTGATTTCGTTAAAGGAATCATTAACAGCACGATGGACTGGAAAACAGGAGGACGATTTCTTACGCTTGGTCTGACGATTATCATGTATGTATTCGTCTCCAACATGTTAGGACTTCCGTTCGCTATTGCCATCGACCATGAGCTTTGGTGGAAATCACCAACAGCCGATCCGACGATCACCCTCACACTCGCTGTAATGGTAGTAGTATTAACACACTTCTATGCGGTGAAAGTGAAGGGAGCTAAATCATACGGTAGTGACTTCTTCAAACCGATGAAATTTATGTTCCCACTGAAAATCATCGAGGAATTTGCCAACACGTTGACGCTAGGTCTACGACTTTACGGTAACATCTTCGCGGGTGAAGTATTGCTAGGCTTGTTAGCCGCAGCCGGTACAGTCTCCGTTTTTGCAGGTGTATTGTCCTTCCTGCCGATGTTAGTATGGCAAGGGTTTAGTATTTTCGTAGGTGTCATCCAAGCATTTATCTTTACGATGCTGACTATGGTTTACATGGCTCACAAAATCAGTGATGAACACTAG
- a CDS encoding TIGR01440 family protein — MDESLHQIQPQVVKALEDLEQSTPLSSNHLVVIGASTSEVIGEDIGTSGTMDVAAQLFEGITQFRNKTDVQIAFQCCEHLNRALVMEREVAVARGYDPVTVVPVRSAGGALATYAYHHLKDPVIVEFIKADAGIDIGDTFIGMHLKHVAVPVRTNVKSIGKAHVTLARTRPKLIGGERAVYPSKEELTSC, encoded by the coding sequence ATGGATGAATCTCTACATCAGATTCAACCTCAAGTAGTGAAAGCGTTGGAGGATCTTGAGCAATCAACTCCTTTGTCTTCTAATCATTTAGTCGTGATTGGTGCAAGTACGAGTGAAGTCATAGGAGAGGACATTGGTACATCAGGGACGATGGACGTTGCTGCTCAGTTGTTTGAAGGGATTACTCAATTTCGGAACAAAACAGACGTTCAGATTGCTTTTCAATGCTGTGAGCATTTGAACCGTGCATTGGTTATGGAGAGGGAAGTGGCTGTGGCTCGCGGATATGATCCAGTCACTGTCGTTCCAGTTCGTTCCGCAGGAGGAGCCCTTGCAACCTATGCTTATCATCATCTGAAGGATCCTGTAATCGTCGAGTTTATTAAGGCAGACGCAGGTATTGATATCGGGGACACGTTTATCGGAATGCATTTAAAGCATGTAGCAGTGCCCGTCCGAACAAATGTGAAATCCATCGGTAAAGCACATGTGACACTCGCTCGAACCCGTCCGAAGCTGATCGGTGGCGAACGAGCAGTCTACCCATCAAAAGAAGAACTGACCTCTTGTTAG
- the atpE gene encoding F0F1 ATP synthase subunit C gives MNLIAAAIAVGLAAIGAGVGNGLIVGRTVEGIARQPELRGTLQTTMFIGIALVEALPIIGVVIAFIVLGS, from the coding sequence ATGAATTTAATCGCAGCTGCAATTGCAGTAGGTCTAGCGGCAATTGGTGCCGGTGTAGGTAACGGTCTTATCGTAGGACGTACAGTAGAAGGAATCGCTCGTCAACCAGAATTACGCGGAACTCTACAAACAACAATGTTCATCGGTATCGCACTAGTTGAGGCACTTCCAATCATTGGTGTCGTTATCGCGTTTATCGTACTTGGTTCATAA
- the atpA gene encoding F0F1 ATP synthase subunit alpha, producing the protein MSIKAEEISSLIKQQIENYSSEIEVSDVGTVIQVGDGIARVHGLDNVMAGELVEFSNGVMGMAQNLEENNVGIIILGPYVDIREGDEVKRTGRIMEVPVGEELLGRVVNSLGQPVDGKGAIETSRTRPIESPAPGVMDRKSVHEPLQTGIKAIDSLIPIGRGQRELIIGDRQTGKTAIAIDTIINQKDEDMICIYVAIGQKESTVAGVVETLREQGALDYTIVVTASASQPAPLLYLAPYAGVTMGEDFMYNGKHVLVIYDDLSKQAAAYRELSLLLRRPPGREAFPGDVFYLHSRLLERAAKLSDAKGGGSLTALPFIETQAGDVSAYIPTNVISITDGQIFLQSDLFFSGVRPAVNAGLSVSRVGGSAQIKAMKKVAGTLRLDLASYRELEAFAQFGSDLDKATQAKLNRGARTVEVLKQGLHKPLAVEKQVASLYALTRGFLDDIPVEDIQRFEAEYHTWMEHNRKELLAGVRETGNLPDEDEMNSAINEFKKTFVVSE; encoded by the coding sequence ATGAGCATTAAAGCAGAAGAAATTAGTTCGCTAATTAAACAACAAATTGAAAACTACTCTTCTGAAATAGAAGTTAGTGATGTCGGTACAGTTATCCAAGTTGGTGACGGTATCGCACGTGTCCATGGATTAGACAATGTCATGGCTGGTGAGCTCGTTGAATTCTCCAATGGTGTAATGGGTATGGCCCAAAACCTTGAGGAAAACAACGTCGGTATCATCATTCTTGGACCATATGTTGATATCCGTGAAGGAGACGAAGTGAAACGTACAGGACGCATCATGGAAGTACCTGTAGGTGAAGAACTTCTTGGACGAGTTGTAAACTCTCTTGGACAACCTGTAGATGGTAAAGGTGCAATTGAAACATCAAGAACACGTCCAATTGAAAGTCCAGCACCAGGTGTTATGGATCGTAAATCCGTACACGAACCACTTCAAACTGGAATTAAAGCGATTGACTCTCTAATTCCAATCGGTCGTGGACAGCGTGAGTTAATCATCGGAGACCGTCAAACTGGTAAAACAGCAATCGCGATCGATACGATCATCAACCAAAAAGACGAAGATATGATTTGTATCTACGTTGCAATCGGACAAAAAGAATCAACAGTTGCAGGTGTTGTTGAAACACTTCGTGAACAAGGCGCACTTGATTACACAATCGTTGTAACAGCGAGTGCTTCACAACCAGCTCCACTTCTTTACCTTGCTCCTTATGCGGGTGTAACAATGGGTGAAGACTTCATGTATAACGGTAAGCACGTACTTGTCATCTATGATGATCTTTCTAAGCAAGCAGCGGCATACCGTGAACTTTCACTACTACTTCGTCGTCCTCCAGGTCGTGAAGCATTCCCTGGTGACGTTTTCTACCTACACTCTCGTTTACTTGAGCGTGCAGCGAAGTTGAGTGATGCGAAAGGCGGAGGTTCATTAACTGCCCTTCCATTTATCGAAACACAAGCAGGAGACGTTTCGGCTTATATTCCGACAAACGTAATCTCAATTACAGATGGACAGATCTTCTTGCAATCTGATCTCTTCTTCTCAGGTGTACGTCCAGCGGTTAACGCAGGTCTATCCGTATCCCGAGTTGGAGGATCCGCACAAATTAAAGCGATGAAGAAAGTTGCCGGTACGCTACGTCTTGACTTAGCATCATATCGTGAGCTAGAAGCATTCGCACAATTTGGATCTGACCTTGATAAAGCAACTCAAGCGAAATTGAACCGTGGTGCACGTACGGTTGAAGTATTGAAGCAAGGTCTTCACAAGCCACTTGCTGTTGAAAAGCAGGTTGCCAGCCTTTATGCGTTGACTCGCGGCTTCTTAGACGACATCCCAGTTGAAGATATTCAACGTTTTGAAGCAGAATATCACACTTGGATGGAACACAACCGCAAGGAACTTCTTGCTGGTGTTCGCGAAACTGGAAACCTTCCAGACGAAGACGAAATGAACAGCGCGATTAACGAATTCAAGAAAACTTTCGTTGTATCTGAGTAA
- a CDS encoding manganese efflux pump MntP family protein, producing MDLSIVGELLTLTIMAIALGMDAFSMGLGMGMITLRLRQIMKISILIGVFHMVMPLLGMTVGKQLTLHFGNVATLVGGILLILLGFQMIYSSFRSSDEPFISPKGTGVWLFSISVSLDSFSVGLSLGIFGAKIIITILLFGIISMIMTWFGLMIGRKTQKWFGSYGEALGGCILLSFGLKLLW from the coding sequence ATGGATCTATCAATTGTGGGGGAATTATTAACACTTACAATTATGGCAATTGCACTTGGGATGGATGCCTTTTCAATGGGATTAGGGATGGGCATGATCACACTCCGACTCCGTCAAATTATGAAAATCAGTATCCTCATCGGTGTTTTCCATATGGTTATGCCTTTGCTCGGTATGACTGTCGGCAAACAGCTCACCCTTCATTTTGGAAACGTTGCAACCTTAGTAGGCGGTATTCTACTCATCCTCCTAGGATTTCAAATGATCTATTCCTCGTTCAGATCTTCTGATGAACCGTTCATTTCACCTAAAGGGACTGGTGTGTGGCTTTTTTCAATTAGCGTTAGTCTCGATAGTTTTTCGGTGGGCTTAAGCTTAGGAATATTTGGGGCTAAAATTATTATTACGATTCTTTTGTTCGGTATCATTAGTATGATCATGACATGGTTCGGATTAATGATTGGAAGGAAAACGCAGAAATGGTTCGGATCATATGGTGAAGCGCTAGGTGGATGCATCTTATTATCGTTCGGTTTGAAATTGTTGTGGTGA
- the rpiB gene encoding ribose 5-phosphate isomerase B encodes MKVAIGSDHAGYKIKEDIKEVMDELGVEYEDVGCNCEESVDYPDYALPVAEKVSKGEVDRGILICGTGIGMSITANKVNGVRCALVHDLFSAKVTRLHNDSNVLAMGERIVGPGIAREIAKVWLQTEFEGGRHERRVNKIMDVETKA; translated from the coding sequence ATGAAAGTAGCAATTGGTAGTGACCACGCTGGTTACAAAATTAAAGAAGATATTAAAGAAGTAATGGACGAGCTCGGCGTCGAGTATGAAGATGTAGGTTGTAACTGTGAGGAATCAGTAGACTATCCGGATTATGCTTTACCAGTCGCTGAAAAAGTTTCTAAAGGTGAAGTCGACAGAGGCATTTTAATTTGTGGGACAGGCATTGGTATGTCGATTACTGCCAATAAAGTAAATGGAGTGCGTTGTGCATTGGTGCATGATCTGTTCAGTGCGAAAGTAACGAGATTACACAATGATTCAAACGTGTTAGCAATGGGAGAAAGAATCGTAGGACCTGGCATTGCAAGAGAAATTGCAAAAGTTTGGCTACAAACGGAATTTGAAGGTGGACGTCACGAACGACGTGTAAACAAGATTATGGACGTAGAAACTAAAGCGTAA
- a CDS encoding AtpZ/AtpI family protein, which translates to MALMSGILSQLVGSILVGIFGGIWLDRSLDTEPFLMIIGLFIGLATGVYGTIKLIQRFFGEEEQ; encoded by the coding sequence ATGGCACTTATGTCTGGGATCCTCTCACAGTTAGTTGGCAGCATTTTAGTCGGCATATTCGGAGGCATCTGGTTGGATCGAAGCTTGGACACAGAACCATTTCTTATGATTATCGGACTGTTTATTGGTTTGGCAACAGGGGTATACGGGACAATCAAATTAATTCAGAGATTCTTCGGGGAAGAGGAACAATGA
- a CDS encoding F0F1 ATP synthase subunit delta encodes MSKDVESVAKRYAAALFEVVRDNGSLDLTEKELRNVQAVIEDNDKLLTILNHPKISVTEKKSLLTKVFGTEISQPVQSTILLMVDRKREAMISNMVDQYILLANEERGVADATVYSVRILSDEEQQAISKTFAERVNVKELRVENVIDQDLIGGIKVKIGNRIFDGSVSGKLNRIQRQLVSE; translated from the coding sequence ATGAGCAAGGACGTAGAATCCGTAGCCAAACGTTACGCAGCCGCTCTTTTTGAAGTAGTAAGAGATAATGGTTCTCTTGATCTAACAGAGAAAGAGCTTCGTAATGTTCAAGCTGTCATTGAAGACAATGATAAATTGCTTACGATTTTAAACCATCCGAAAATTTCTGTTACTGAGAAGAAATCACTTCTCACAAAGGTTTTCGGTACTGAAATCTCTCAACCTGTTCAAAGTACAATTCTATTAATGGTAGACCGTAAACGTGAAGCGATGATCTCGAATATGGTCGACCAATATATTTTACTGGCGAATGAAGAACGCGGTGTTGCGGATGCAACCGTCTATTCTGTTCGAATTTTGTCAGATGAAGAACAACAAGCGATTTCGAAAACATTCGCTGAACGTGTCAATGTCAAAGAACTACGTGTTGAAAACGTCATTGATCAAGACCTCATCGGTGGAATCAAGGTCAAGATCGGGAACCGTATTTTCGATGGTAGTGTAAGTGGTAAGTTGAACCGAATTCAACGTCAATTAGTCTCCGAGTGA